The Phaeodactylum tricornutum CCAP 1055/1 chromosome 8, whole genome shotgun sequence genome has a window encoding:
- a CDS encoding predicted protein: protein MMKTVGFSNLLVAALCSTSGSMADAQENSTLVCGLATSPCPAGCWYGVILDAPEEPRSCLPVEKGHFSGAEDDVRYACSAGTYSSSQVAEECTLCPAGAFSNGFGSTSCTSCPSGSYAILQGADTCAPCSTDRYDGEGARLAIGPNAEGGYTCLHPDWALSIFPQVFATIAPSSDIRSSAPSFPSELASFLSSERPSTAPAFVSKAETVNPSEIPSLSPVFVPESDMLEPEISEGFSNTVEATSDEVPLGSPTETSPTSGVTDRRRVFLPTLLTVLVVTGAVGMLTYHRSSHDGEYEDDEDLDDGDDDGANEVFSACSDMAQTDSLQDIDINTSGPSQSNSTVEFGSDE from the coding sequence ATGATGAAAACTGTAGGCTTTTCGAATCTACTGGTCGCGGCCCTCTGCTCGACTTCCGGTTCCATGGCGGATGCCCAGGAGAATTCGACGTTGGTGTGTGGCCTAGCTACTAGCCCCTGCCCTGCTGGATGCTGGTATGGGGTCATCCTTGACGCTCCCGAAGAACCACGGTCGTGCTTGCCTGTCGAAAAAGGTCATTTTAGTGGAGCTGAAGATGACGTTAGGTACGCATGTAGTGCTGGAACCTACTCGAGCTCACAAGTTGCAGAAGAGTGCACGCTTTGCCCGGCGGGAGCGTTTAGCAATGGCTTCGGCAGCACTTCTTGTACTTCATGTCCATCGGGATCCTATGCAATTCTTCAAGGTGCCGACACGTGCGCCCCCTGCAGTACCGATAGGTACGACGGGGAAGGTGCTCGCTTGGCTATTGGACCTAATGCAGAAGGTGGATACACTTGCTTGCACCCCGATTGGGCCCTCAGCATCTTCCCTCAGGTCTTTGCCACCATCGCTCCTTCCTCTGATATTCGCAGCTCAGCACCATCCTTTCCTTCTGAGCTGGCAAGTTTTCTTTCTTCGGAGAGACCAAGTACGGCGCCAGCCTTTGTCTCGAAAGCGGaaactgtaaatccttcGGAAATTCCGAGCTTGTCGCCAGTCTTTGTCCCTGAATCAGACATGCTGGAACCGGAAATTTCAGAAGGGTTCAGTAATACCGTTGAAGCAACTTCAGACGAGGTGCCGTTGGGATCACCGACCGAAACATCGCCAACTAGCGGAGTAACAGACCGCCGCAGGGTTTTTTTGCCGACTCTTTTGACCGTATTGGTAGTTACAGGAGCCGTTGGCATGCTCACTTACCACCGGAGTTCCCATGATGGCGAGTATGAGGATGATGAAGATCTCGatgatggcgacgatgatggGGCCAACGAAGTTTTTTCTGCGTGTAGCGACATGGCTCAAACTGACTCCTTGCAAGATATTGATATCAACACATCGGGTCCAAGCCAATCAAACTCTACTGTGGAATTTGGCTCGGATGAATGA
- a CDS encoding predicted protein, with the protein EHEAFPDLICTIGGDGLLMHAAMLFQGPIPPILAVAGGSLGFLTPFSKEEMVDAIRVRICLSIRMRLECRILNGQGAVRARYNVLNEVVIDRGSSPYLAALECFCDDVHLTTVQADGIIFATPTGSTAYSMAAGGSVVHPAVPAILVTPICPHVLSFRSMVFPDHVVLRCYVPDDARAEASVAFDGKHRQELHRGDSVQIQMSAYPVPTINRMDHSSDWLGSLKQNFNFNTRPRQRPL; encoded by the exons GAACACGAAGCCTTTCCCGACttgatttgtacgattgGAGGCGACGGACTACTCATGCACGCTGCCATGTTGTTTCAGGGCCCGATTCCACCAATACTGGCAGTCGCCGGCGGCAGCCTAGGGTTTCTCACCCCCTTtagcaaagaagaaatggtGGACGCCATTCGTGT TCGTATTTGTTTATCGATCCGCATGCGCTTGGAATGCCGAATTCTGAATGGACAAGGCGCCGTCCGCGCCCGTTACAACGTCCTCAACGAAGTCGTTATTGATCGCGGTTCCAGTCCGTACTTGGCCGCCTTGGAATGTTTCTGTGATGATGTTCACTTGACGACGGTCCAAGCCGACGGTATAATTTTTGCTACTCCAACGGGCTCGACAGCCTACAGCATGGCCGCCGGTGGTTCCGTGGTCCACCCAGCCGTACCCGCTATTTTAGTCACCCCAATTTGTCCGCATGTACTCTCCTTTCGATCCATGGTCTTTCCCGATCACGTTGTGTTGCGGTGTTACGTTCCTGACGACGCCCGTGCCGAAGCATCGGTGGCCTTTGATGGCAAACACCGACAAGAATTACACCGTGGCGATTCGGTACAGATCCAAATGAGTGCGTACCCCGTTCCAACGATCAACCGGATGGATCATTCGTCGGATTGGTTGGGGTCGTTAAAACAAAACTTTAATTTCAATACGCGACCTCGACAGCGACCGTTATGA
- a CDS encoding predicted protein yields MGLTERPDYATSSCITVSKGVLSSSSPRRISSDLHTVNEDSLALILSYLDCTSAYTLSRLTSSRLRRDTSSAKMAHVWRDIMNRQGYCVEPQTMGHAVDTPMDFVELWKARRRLERVLMPSIRNVTSLTPPTIPTCEAQLQSIFHQTMCYNLPDSTFCFLPVLPPIGELLEAYERDNDAPPVNFDCDSFVLTGVGTSPELAFLDPFTGALEIRNASVGKGTTTPPQTLLRLDDSSKLEARNYFANAGHDEMELGMCYVGIDTKAIWQPGLGRTQGSVVLVGRSLVRYRTSRSTQHSPFRAVELMAWFRTPSRAVYEDLHVCRFYGTFQAIDVDARYRRVYLSPSRRSLGSDEATHEVVETNTIHVYPLQRIEEREEQSNEENSYAATGPPCYPVPTFSIECREPVYELAVDVTGDFCVVGTVLGSLQIWKVPAQPTPACSVPSLQQMIPVSLATREAFPPHRRPYVVWNPSPVRDVSLPKHLPMHKFGMVTLQHGRNDGSSLLLWQYDAKKSWSIGSMIHLPLSSRRVPKIFYDGRRLVVLGQDYIGMVLLVYRVWNGRDEIAPDVLDLGVETAGGVYHLDGNNGKAKVQLVNRIRHVALGGLEYYDHVQLTCNERYLVMNTKMGNHLAPWGPTGANKVELGNDVCRYADGLLVIDLERAAPGDTAHVYN; encoded by the coding sequence ATGGGACTGACAGAGAGACCCGACTATGCTACGAGCAGTTGCATTACCGTCAGTAAAGGAGTATTGTCATCCTCCTCACCGAGAAGGATAAGCTCGGATCTGCACACCGTCAACGAAGATTCCTTGGCCTTGATTCTCTCCTATTTGGATTGCACATCGGCCTATACGCTGTCACGTCTCACGAGTTCTCGTTTACGACGAGACACCAGCTCGGCCAAAATGGCTCACGTGTGGCGAGACATTATGAATCGACAAGGATACTGTGTCGAACCACAGACGATGGGTCACGCCGTGGACACACCCATGGACTTTGTGGAACTTTGGAAAGCACGGCGACGATTGGAACGTGTACTGATGCCTTCGATTCGCAACGTCACTAGCCTTACTCCACCAACAATCCCAACTTGCGAAGCACAACTGCAAAGTATATTCCACCAGACCATGTGTTACAATTTGCCAGATTCCaccttttgctttcttcccGTACTACCCCCGATTGGGGAACTTTTGGAGGCTTACGAACGAGACAATGATGCTCCCCCGGTAAACTTTGATTGCGACAGTTTTGTACTGACCGGTGTGGGAACTTCGCCAGAATTGGCCTTTCTGGATCCCTTTACTGGCGCGCTCGAAATTCGAAACGCCAGCGTCGGGAAAGGTACTACGACCCCTCCACAAACCTTGCTCCGCTTGGACGACTCTTCCAAGCTGGAGGCGCGCAATTATTTTGCAAATGCGGGACACGACGAGATGGAACTGGGTATGTGTTACGTAGGGATTGACACGAAAGCGATCTGGCAACCCGGGCTGGGGAGAACACAAGGATCCGTGGTACTGGTGGGACGATCCCTGGTCCGCTACCGGACGTCCCGGTCGACCCAACATTCTCCGTTTCGTGCGGTGGAATTGATGGCTTGGTTTCGTACGCCATCTCGCGCCGTGTACGAGGATTTGCACGTTTGTCGTTTTTACGGAACGTTCCAGGCAATCGATGTGGATGCTCGGTATCGACGCGTTTACCTAAGTCCTAGTCGTCGATCGTTGGGATCTGACGAAGCTACCCACGAGGTTGTAGAAACCAACACCATTCACGTCTATCCTTTGCAACGAATAGAAGAACGGGAAGAACAGTCCAACGAAGAAAACTCGTACGCTGCGACCGGACCACCGTGTTATCCCGTACCGACGTTCTCGATAGAATGTCGCGAACCTGTGTACGAGCTAGCCGTGGATGTGACGGGCGATTTTTGCGTAGTTGGTACAGTCCTCGGTTCTTTGCAAATATGGAAAGTCCCTGCCCAACCAACTCCTGCCTGCTCTGTTCCTAGTCTGCAGCAGATGATTCCGGTGTCTTTGGCTACGCGGGAAGCCTTCCCACCGCACCGACGACCGTACGTAGTGTGGAACCCTTCCCCGGTCCGGGACGTGTCATTGCCGAAACACCTGCCGATGCACAAGTTTGGGATGGTAACTCTCCAACACGGCCGAAACGATGGTAGTTCCTTGCTGCTGTGGCAATACGATGCGAAAAAAAGTTGGAGTATTGGCAGCATGATCCATTTGCCCTTGTCGTCCCGGCGTGTTCCGAAAATTTTTTACGATGGCCGGCGATTAGTAGTTTTGGGACAGGATTATATTGGGATGGTACTGCTTGTGTACCGGGTATGGAACGGTCGGGATGAGATTGCTCCCGATGTGTTGGACCTGGGCGTGGAGACTGCGGGCGGGGTGTACCATTTGGATGGGAACAATGGCAAGGCGAAGGTGCAATTGGTCAACCGAATTCGACACGTGGCCTTAGGAGGCTTGGAATATTATGACCACGTCCAATTGACCTGCAACGAACGATATTTGGTCATGAATACCAAAATGGGTAACCACTTGGCGCCCTGGGGTCCTACCGGAGCCAATAAAGTTGAACTTGGAAATGACGTGTGTCGGTACGCCGACGGATTGCTGGTCATTGATCTGGAACGGGCTGCGCCGGGGGATACGGCTCACGTTTACAATTAG
- a CDS encoding predicted protein — MPSSSNHQTHHREASPPHKHHRVHDMLAALSFEQIFHHHPHDHGRPHGWNNPHNSQHSNDSEALQTTAPESESSRRTLPSKHALTKLGSKRTKRRSSAHLQVNHMMHGTLDPEGHVEDVFFDALQFGDHPDNPDEFKVVHLRESITIPSILVDADAIEAYIQHNYQNDSSLHEDGDTSESVSPLSPYPTVINDRTTESGWSRPSAPPPPPDELPLRFLRAGKGDVAEGLRRYHATLQWRANLGMDTILREPNEDFDLIKSHYPAFYHGRAKSGQPVFFECPPRTNLKALRRGGVSLEKLLRYYAMLTEFGWQYVERDDLARSVYVIDLQGMRLGDFVGEVIDFVKKASAFTSQHYPERAGYVMVINVPSWFKLIWNVVKSFVDEVTLDKISILRGSAEIQARMRELISVENIPSEYGGISTTPLGESKEEHLLRDLIRHNNALAKVAKGEEYTVCNGAHGNPPCRFCSWVPARSY, encoded by the coding sequence ATGCCGTCGAGTTCCAATCACCAAACGCATCACCGCGAGGCATCTCCACCTCACAAGCACCATCGAGTGCACGATATGCTGGCCGCCCTCTCCTTCGAACAGATCTTTCACCATCATCCTCACGATCACGGTCGTCCCCATGGATGGAACAATCCACACAATTCTCAACATTCGAACGATAGTGAAGCGCTACAAACCACGGCTCCGGAGAGCGAATCTTCCCGTCGCACTCTTCCTTCCAAACATGCTCTAACTAAACTTGGCTCCAAAAGAACCAAGCGACGCTCCTCGGCGCACCTTCAAGTCAATCACATGATGCACGGCACATTGGATCCGGAAGGGCACGTCGAAGATGTATTCTTCGACGCCCTACAGTTTGGTGATCATCCCGATAACCCGGATGAATTCAAGGTTGTTCATCTTCGTGAATCCATTACGATTCCTAGTATTCTCGTAGATGCGGATGCCATCGAAGCCTACATCCAGCATAATTACCAGAATGATTCGTCGCTGCACGAAGACGGAGATACGTCCGAATCCGTCTCGCCACTTTCACCATATCCAACTGTCATCAACGATCGAACAACCGAAAGCGGGTGGTCAAGGCCCTCAGCGCCCCCGCCCCCGCCCGACGAACTCCCTCTTCGATTTTTGCGGGCCGGCAAGGGCGACGTGGCCGAAGGGCTACGGCGCTACCACGCCACCTTGCAATGGCGAGCCAACCTGGGTATGGATACAATACTTCGCGAACCTAACGAGGACTTTGATTTGATCAAATCACATTACCCCGCCTTTTATCACGGGCGCGCCAAATCCGGTCAACCCGTCTTTTTCGAGTGTCCTCCCCGGACTAATCTCAAAGCACTCCGCCGAGGTGGCGTAAGCTTGGAAAAACTCTTACGGTACTACGCCATGCTGACCGAGTTTGGTTGGCAGTACGTGGAACGGGATGACTTGGCGCGGAGTGTGTATGTGATTGATTTGCAAGGGATGCGGCTCGGCGATTTTGTCGGGGAAGTCATTGATTTCGTGAAAAAAGCGTCGGCCTTTACTTCGCAACACTATCCAGAACGGGCGGGCTACGTTATGGTCATAAACGTACCTTCGTGGTTCAAGCTTATTTGGAATGTCGTTAAATCGTTTGTGGATGAAGTCACGTTAGACAAAATTTCCATTTTAAGGGGATCCGCCGAGATTCAAGCTCGCATGCGGGAACTCATTTCGGTCGAAAACATTCCGTCCGAGTACGGTGGTATCAGCACGACGCCCTTGGGAGAATCCAAGGAAGAACATCTCTTACGAGATTTGATCCGACACAACAACGCCTTGGCCAAAGTAGCCAAAGGTGAGGAGTATACAGTATGCAACGGTGCCCACGGCAATCCGCCTTGTCGCTTTTGTAGTTGGGTACCGGCTCGAAGCTACTAG
- a CDS encoding predicted protein, producing the protein EEAKQTDSGLVFCPMTEGEGKTPTATSTVEVHYHGTLADGTVFDSSVDRGQTISFPLNGVIKGWTEGLQLMKEGGKATLICPSELAYGEAGSGDVIPPGATLKFEVELFKVE; encoded by the coding sequence gaagaagccaaacaGACCGACTCTGGTCTCGTCTTTTGTCCCATGACGGAAGGGGAAGGCAAGACGCCAACCGCAACGTCCACCGTGGAAGTGCACTACCACGGGACGCTCGCGGATGGTACCGTCTTTGACTCGTCCGTGGATCGCGGACAAACTATTTCCTTCCCGCTCAATGGTGTCATCAAGGGATGGACCGAAGGCTTGCAGCTCATGAAGGAAGGTGGTAAGGCCACCTTGATTTGTCCCAGTGAACTGGCGTACGGTGAAGCCGGATCGGGGGATGTCATCCCACCCGGAGCCACGCTCAAATTTGAAGTCGAGCTCTTCAAGGTCGAATAG
- the RNAP-II_3 gene encoding predicted protein (RNA polymerase II (subunit 5)), producing the protein MFYVKTLDHEIVLEPVHFGPKLKATIVRLLKEHVEGLALANYGYVVNVIEVPEDQIRSGIIEYDTGNVVFTVKYTALLLRPFLNEVLDAVVTQCNALGFFAFCGPLRIFVSKHSMPEDMFHGFNHEQDAWVSDDKEVVIAAGSGVRLKIKGRTVEQGNITAIGTIKDNYLGLVDDGEVQGD; encoded by the coding sequence ATGTTTTACGTGAAAACACTCGATCACGAGATTGTGTTGGAACCCGTGCATTTCGGTCCCAAGCTGAAAGCGACGATTGTCCGTTTGCTCAAAGAGCACGTGGAGGGCTTGGCGTTGGCCAACTACGGCTACGTCGTGAACGTCATTGAAGTTCCGGAAGACCAAATTCGCTCCGGCATTATCGAGTACGACACGGGCAATGTGGTCTTTACGGTCAAGTACACGGCGCTGCTGTTGCGGCCGTTTCTGAACGAAGTACTGGACGCGGTCGTGACCCAGTGCAACGCGCTCGGCTTCTTTGCCTTTTGTGGACCGCTGCGTATTTTCGTGTCGAAGCATTCCATGCCCGAAGACATGTTCCACGGATTCAATCACGAACAAGATGCCTGGGTTTCGGACGATAAGGAAGTCGTGATTGCGGCCGGGAGCGGGGTCCGGCTAAAAATCAAAGGCCGAACGGTGGAACAAGGGAATATTACGGCAATCGGGACCATTAAGGACAATTACTTGGGATTGGTGGACGATGGTGAAGTACAAGGCGATTAG
- a CDS encoding predicted protein has protein sequence MFHKKSSVSNDRGTIQYKLEEEGKLSTGAAFQRYAAFEVTSMETPDATPRPLSVLEWAHEVLLSESCLHDLIETISSSPYKALFWETKGVTVKAAAETYFEMVLVDAPQLAKFVKGKPNPEAFASHFGTDSKCRHSTVGCVFENLGKDATLIAPKPVVSKTTESVNTDTSKHKPTDDADFSHLAVFCRNAPQEIAINVWRLAIETFSKSLVSKKSSSDEPVWFSTSGMGIAWLHFRVDSSPKYYSYQPFIEPNK, from the coding sequence ATGTTTCACAAGAAATCATCCGTGAGCAACGATCGCGGAACCATACAATACAAACTAGAAGAAGAGGGAAAACTGTCGACAGGGGCAGCTTTCCAGCGCTATGCTGCCTTTGAAGTAACTTCAATGGAGACACCGGACGCCACGCCTCGACCACTTTCTGTACTGGAATGGGCGCACGAAGTATTACTTTCCGAGTCGTGCCTGCACGATCTTATTGAGACCATTTCCTCGTCTCCATACAAAGCCCTGTTTTGGGAAACGAAGGGAGTAACTGTTAAAGCGGCCGCAGAGACTTATTTTGAAATGGTGCTCGTCGACGCTCCGCAACTGGCCAAGTTCGTTAAGGGCAAACCCAACCCGGAAGCTTTTGCATCACATTTTGGTACTGACAGCAAATGCCGCCACTCAACAGTTGGCTGCGTTTTTGAGAACCTTGGAAAGGATGCTACTCTCATTGCGCCCAAACCTGTCGTATCCAAAACCACTGAGAGTGTAAATACTGACACCAGCAAGCATAAACCAACCGACGACGCCGATTTTTCGCATTTGGCAGTGTTTTGCCGCAATGCCCCTCAAGAGATAGCTATAAACGTTTGGAGACTGGCAATCGAGACTTTCAGTAAATCATTGGTGTCAAAGAAATCGTCGTCCGACGAGCCTGTTTGGTTCTCGACTAGCGGCATGGGTATTGCTTGGTTGCATTTCCGTGTGGACTCTTCGCCGAAGTACTACTCATACCAACCCTTTATTGAACCTAACAAATAG